The genomic segment ATTCGCAAACTCTCCGTGCAGTACCTTACGATGTACCACAAATTGGTTTTGGAAATGACGTTGTCAACAATCTTCGTCTTTGGGATGTCGAAATTCCTGAAGAATATGAATTAGACTATCCAACGATTGAAGCGCGTCGCAAGGTACAGGATATTACAGCCATTCTTTACCCAGATGATTCAAGTTATGAAGGAAAAGAGCTACGCTTGATTCAAGAATATTTCATGACCAGTGCCGGTTTGCAGACCATTATCAAATCCTATCGGAAACAAGGTCTGCCTTTAGAGCAAATTCATGAAAAGGTATCGGTTCATATTAACGATACACACCCAGCAGTTGCACCAGCAGAATTTATGCGACTTCTGTTAGATGATTGTGGTCTTGAATGGGCAGACGCTTGGAATGCGACAGTTCAGACGATGAGCTATACCAATCATACCATCCTTTCAGAAGCCCTAGAAAGATGGGATGCGGAACTCTTTAAAAATGTTCTTCCTCGTGTTTATCAAATTATTCTTGAAATTGACAATCGTTATATTGCTGATATGGCTGCGCGTGGCATTGACCCACAAGTGATTGAACATACTCGGATTGTCAAAGATAATCAAATCCACATGGCACATTTGGCGATTATTGGCGGTCATTCGGTCAATGGAGTGGCCAAACTTCACACAGAACTTCTCAAAGAAGATACGTTGCGTGATTTTTATGCTATTTATCCTGAAAAATTCAATAATAAAACGAATGGCATCATTCAACGTCGCTGGTTGCAAATTGCAGATGAACCATTGTCAAATGAAATTGATCGTTTGATTGGTAAGGGCTGGCGGACGGATATTCATGAACTTCGTAGACTCTTAGACTACAAAGATGATTGGCAAGTTTTGAGTGAATTTTATAATGTTAAGCAGGAAGCTAAAGCACGTTTAGCAACTTTTATCAAAGAATCTACAGGAGTGGAAGTGTCAACGGAAGCTATCTTTGATGTGCAAGTGAAACGGCTTCACGCCTATAAGCGTCAATTGCTCAATTTGCTCCATATTCTTAAGCTATATTGGGATTTGAAAGATAATCCTGATAAAGATATGGTGCCGCGAGTTTTCATTTTTGGTGCTAAAGCAGCACCAGGTTATCATTTTGCAAAATCTGTTATTAAATTGATCAACGAAGTAGCAAATCTTGTGAATAATGATGAAAGTTTACAAGGCAAATTAAAAGTTGTTTTCCTTGAAAATTATCGTGTCAGTTTAGCTGAACTCATCATTCCAGCGGCAGATGTGTCAGAGCAAATTTCTCTTGCTTCCAAAGAGGCTTCAGGAACATCCAATATGAAATTCATGATGACAGGAGCCATTACACTGGCAACCCTTGACGGAGCTAATATTGAAATCAAAGATGAAGTTGGAGATGACAATATTGTGATTTTCGGTATGAACAAAAACGAAGTCTACGACCATTACGCACGTCATGATTATGATTCATGCGGTGTCTACGAAGACAATCCAGTCATTCGGCGTGTAGTTGATAGTTTCGTAAACGGAACCATTCCAAATGTCCGGAATGAAGGCGCTGAGATTTATGAAGCTTTGATTACACACAATGACGAATACTTCCTTCTAGAAGACTTTGCTTCGTACGTAGCCGCACAAGAAAAGATTGATCAACTCTATCGCGACAAAGAAAAATGGGCGCGTATGAGCCTTGTTAATATTGCAACGTCTGATAAATTCACATCAGATGATACGATTGAACAATACGCCAAAGAAATTTGGAACCTGAAAAAGGATTAAGCTAGGGGCTGGGACCTATCCAGCCTCTTTGTTGAAAAGTTAATTTATTTCATTTGATAGAGGAAGATTTTGTGAAGTATCAGATTTCAATAAATAAGAAAAGATTACTATTTTTTTATAAAGGTAGATTTATAGTGAAACAAACTTCGTATTTTCGCTATCTAGGTTTATCATTATTGCAGAAACACCTTGCTTTTTTGGAAAATGCAGTAAATCCTTATAAAACGTTTCCAAAAGACAAAAACATTTGACAAAAAGAATTTTTAGGACTAAACTAAGTAAGTAAATTTTAAACATAAAGGAGAATTCATCATGAATTTAACATTTTTTGGATTATGTCTTGCCTGTATGGGTGTTTCGCTCGCTGAAGGTTTTTTAATGGCAAATTTATTTAAATCAGCATCACGTCAACCAGAAATCATTGGTCAGTTGAGAACGCTCATGATCATGGGGATTGCCTTTATCGAAGGTACTTTCTTCGTAACACTTGCGATGTCATTCATCATTAAATAAGAAAAGAAAGTTATCCTTTAGAAAAGGGGGTGGAGTTCGTTGGAAGAAAGTATAAATCCAACTATCACTTTAGGTCCTGTGACTTTTGATTTGACTCTACTTGCTATGTCTCTTCTAACTGTATTTATCGTATTTGCCTTTGTTTATTGGGCTAGTCGGAAAATGACGCTGAAGCCTTCTGGCAAACAAAATGTCTTAGAATACCTCTATGATTTTGTTATTGGCTTTACAAAGGGAAATATTGGCGATAAATATATAAAGAATTATTCTCTATTTATCTTTTCCTTATTCCTTTTCGTTGCAGTAGCTAACAATCTTGGTTTGATGGCAAAAGTGCAGACAACCAATGGTTATAATTTGTGGACATCTCCAACGGCCAATCTTGCCTTTGACTTAGGATTTTCATTTTTGATTACCTTAATTTGTCATGTTGAAGGAATTCGCCGACGGGGAGTGAAAGCTTATCTCAAGGCATTTGCGACACCTGCTGGAATGACTCCAATGAATATTTTGGAAGAATTCACTAATTTTGCCTCTCTGGCTCTGCGTATCTATGGTAATATTTATGCGGGTGAAGTTCTGTCTGGTTTGTTGTTAACTTTATCACAACAAGCTGCTGGTTGGTATCCAATTGCTTTTGTCTTGAATCTTGTTTGGACTGCTTTTTCAGTCTTTATTTCATGTATTCAAGCATATGT from the Streptococcus constellatus subsp. constellatus genome contains:
- a CDS encoding glycogen/starch/alpha-glucan phosphorylase gives rise to the protein MELTKEQFLHDFKDILHEEQLIKVEDATSAELFQTLARTIRKYITPMWLERRNKLVEDKQKIAYYFSIEFLPGRMLETNLLNLGILDVVKEGFDELGIDFTAVKQAEYDMALGNGGLGRLAAAFMDSLATTGYPGFGNGIRYRYGLFKQKIVDGYQVELPDDWFGSLGNVWETRKDHDVVDVKIFGNVYLQANKEGRMLPIYENSQTLRAVPYDVPQIGFGNDVVNNLRLWDVEIPEEYELDYPTIEARRKVQDITAILYPDDSSYEGKELRLIQEYFMTSAGLQTIIKSYRKQGLPLEQIHEKVSVHINDTHPAVAPAEFMRLLLDDCGLEWADAWNATVQTMSYTNHTILSEALERWDAELFKNVLPRVYQIILEIDNRYIADMAARGIDPQVIEHTRIVKDNQIHMAHLAIIGGHSVNGVAKLHTELLKEDTLRDFYAIYPEKFNNKTNGIIQRRWLQIADEPLSNEIDRLIGKGWRTDIHELRRLLDYKDDWQVLSEFYNVKQEAKARLATFIKESTGVEVSTEAIFDVQVKRLHAYKRQLLNLLHILKLYWDLKDNPDKDMVPRVFIFGAKAAPGYHFAKSVIKLINEVANLVNNDESLQGKLKVVFLENYRVSLAELIIPAADVSEQISLASKEASGTSNMKFMMTGAITLATLDGANIEIKDEVGDDNIVIFGMNKNEVYDHYARHDYDSCGVYEDNPVIRRVVDSFVNGTIPNVRNEGAEIYEALITHNDEYFLLEDFASYVAAQEKIDQLYRDKEKWARMSLVNIATSDKFTSDDTIEQYAKEIWNLKKD
- a CDS encoding F0F1 ATP synthase subunit C, whose protein sequence is MNLTFFGLCLACMGVSLAEGFLMANLFKSASRQPEIIGQLRTLMIMGIAFIEGTFFVTLAMSFIIK
- the atpB gene encoding F0F1 ATP synthase subunit A yields the protein MEESINPTITLGPVTFDLTLLAMSLLTVFIVFAFVYWASRKMTLKPSGKQNVLEYLYDFVIGFTKGNIGDKYIKNYSLFIFSLFLFVAVANNLGLMAKVQTTNGYNLWTSPTANLAFDLGFSFLITLICHVEGIRRRGVKAYLKAFATPAGMTPMNILEEFTNFASLALRIYGNIYAGEVLSGLLLTLSQQAAGWYPIAFVLNLVWTAFSVFISCIQAYVFTMLTSMYLGKKINSEE